In one window of Blastopirellula marina DNA:
- a CDS encoding ComF family protein → MQFVRRLSRDAVDLVLPGTCCLCHAEVSDYRNPDVACRDCQDEHAKWKKCVRCSAVLRHENALPREDCPWCHHLQLPFESITSVGNYEGPLGEAVLNAKTNRGVSTAWDLGQLLSNSLTNHWTTAPIVIDVPMHWTRRIRRGMSSAAILAQSLAARRDWKHRQPLTCRRRLAKQSELSFTARKKNVHGAFRVREQIPRDQPILLVDDVMTTGSTLTEIGRSLRKAGATAIHVAVVARSTGSYADV, encoded by the coding sequence ATGCAGTTCGTTCGTCGACTAAGTCGCGACGCCGTGGATTTAGTTCTGCCAGGCACGTGCTGCCTTTGCCATGCCGAGGTTTCCGACTACCGTAATCCCGATGTCGCGTGCCGCGATTGCCAGGACGAGCATGCGAAATGGAAAAAGTGCGTCCGTTGTTCGGCGGTCCTACGGCACGAGAACGCATTGCCTCGTGAAGATTGTCCTTGGTGCCATCATCTGCAGCTTCCATTCGAGAGCATTACTTCCGTGGGCAACTACGAAGGCCCACTGGGTGAAGCGGTACTCAATGCCAAGACAAACCGTGGCGTTTCGACCGCGTGGGACTTGGGGCAACTTCTTTCAAATAGTCTGACTAACCATTGGACTACCGCTCCGATTGTTATTGACGTACCCATGCATTGGACAAGGCGGATACGTCGTGGCATGAGCTCCGCGGCAATCCTGGCTCAATCTTTAGCTGCGAGAAGAGACTGGAAGCATCGGCAACCACTTACTTGTCGCCGACGCTTGGCGAAGCAAAGCGAACTTTCTTTCACTGCTCGCAAGAAAAATGTCCATGGTGCATTTCGCGTCCGCGAGCAGATTCCTAGAGATCAGCCGATTCTGCTGGTAGACGACGTTATGACGACTGGTTCGACCCTAACGGAAATAGGGCGTTCACTACGAAAGGCAGGGGCAACCGCTATCCATGTTGCCGTTGTGGCAAGGTCGACTGGTTCCTACGCTGACGTTTAG